The segment GAGCTTGTAGGCGGCCTCGAGGTTCGCGAGCGCCTTGTCCCGGTCGCCGCGCGCGAGGTACGCCTTGGCGAGCCGCTGGTGGTAGACCGCCGCGGTCTTGGAGCGCTTCTTGCCGCCGTCCGTCTCGGCCTCGATGAGCGCCTCGATCACGGGGATCGCGTCGTCCCCGCGGCCCGATGCGACGTAGGCGTCGCCGAGCGCGAGCAGGATGGGCGTGCTCGAGGGCGCGAGGGAGCGCGCGCGCTCCAGCGTGGCGACCGCGCTCGCGTGATCTCCGAGCGTGCCCGTCTGCAGCTTCGCGATCTCGGTCAGGAGCGCCACCTTCGCGGCCGCGTCCTCGAGGTGCATCTCCTCGCGCATCATCGCCTCGAGCAGCCCCTCGTTGTCCCCGCGCTTGCGGCACGCGGCAGCGAGGGCGCGGTTCGCCTCGAGGTGCCCGGGGTGCGCGGCCACGGCGAGCTTGAGCTCCGCGAAGCCGGACTCCTCGTCGCCGAGCTGCTTCTCGTGCAGCCGCGCCAGGCGGAAGTGCACCTCGGCCTCGTCCGGCCCGCCGCGGCCGGCCGCCGCGGCCTTGCGGAGCACCTCGGCGACCTTCTCCCAGTCGCCGCCCGCCTCGTACAGCTTGGCGAGCGCCGCGAGCGCCCGCGTGTGCTCCGGATCGCGCTCGAGGACGCGCTCGTAGATGGACGTCGCGCGGTCCTTGTCGCCGAGCTGCCCGTCCCAGATCTCGCCGACGCGCACGAGCAGCGTGAGCTCCTGCGCCGTGTCGCCGGCCTCGCGGGCGCGATCCGCCTCGCCCTCGAGCAGCTCCACGAGATCGTCCCACCGCTCCGTCTTCGCGTAGAGGCGCTTCAGCTCCTCCGCGGCCGCCGCGTCGCGCGGCTCCGTCATCAGGAGATCCTTGAGGAACCCCATCGCGTCGTCGAGCGCGTCGAACTTCCGCTCCGAGAGCGCGGCGAGCTGCCGCAGCACCTCGACGCGATCGGCCGGCCGCGACGCGTTGTCGAGCTTCTGCAGGAAGAGATCCCTGAGGTCGTCGTTCCTCCCGAGCTCGCCGTACAGGATCTCGAGCTGCGACAGGGCGCCCGGATCGGAGGGCTCGTTCTCGAGCACCTCGCGGTAGACCTCGACCGCCTTCTCCTTCTCCGCGACCGGCCCGACGTACAGCGCCGCCGCGCGGTGACGGAACTCGTTGGCCAGGCCGACGTCCATCGTCTGCCGCGCCCGGCGCAGGAGGATCTGCACGAGCTCGGCGAACTCGCCCTTCTGCTCTGCGAGCCGGATCAGTGCGTCCATCGCCTCGACGTCCCCCTCGTCGAGCTCGAGCACCTCGCGGTACGAGGCCATGGCGCGCGCCGCGTCGCCGATCTCGGTCTCGGCGAGCCGCGCGGCCTGGAACAGGATCGTCTTCTTCTCGGCGACGTCGTACGTCACCTCGGCCTGCTTCCCGAGCATCGGGAGCAGATCCTCGAACCGGCCGAGATCGCGCAGCAGATCGACGAGCGCGGTCAAGGCTCCGAGGTGCTCGGGCTCTCGCTCGAGGACGGCCCGATACCGGGCCTCGGCGAGCCGCGGATCGCCGACCTTCGAAGAGGCCCACGCCGCGATGCGCAAGCCGAGCTCCACCTCGTCGGCGGGCTCGAGCTTGCCCGTGCCGAGGACGCCCTGCGCGATCTCGACGAGCGCCACCCAGCTGCCGAGCTCGTCCGCCAACCGCTCGAGATCCTCGATGAGCGCGCCTTCGTCCGGCGCGATCCGGAACGCTTGCCCGAGGGCGTCGAAGGCCGTCCCCGGATCGCCGAGCCCCTGCTCCTGGTGGATCGCGAGCTCGCGCAGGAGCCGGACCCGCTCGTCGTCGTCGCCGGCCACCCGCAGCCTCGCCTCGAACAGCTTCGGGATCTTGTGCCGCTCCTCGCGGACGTCGTAGACCGTGGAGAGAACCTCCACGATGTCGTTCACGAACTCGTCGCGCACGAGCATCGCCTCGAGCGCCGCGACCGCCTCGTCGTTCTCCGGCGCCGCCTGCACCACGTCGCCGTAGACGGCGATCGCGCCGGCGAAGTCGCC is part of the Pseudomonadota bacterium genome and harbors:
- a CDS encoding tetratricopeptide repeat protein, which gives rise to GALAAWGAVLDEDGRDAAALDALDRLYAAKEMPSDLLEVLKTKKECAGDQSLRVELGMRIGQVDERELGDLDGAIESYSNVLSEQPTHAGAIEALEHLAADVSVRRRAVDVLEPLHREAARYDRLATILELKLEILDNPADRLDEMMRLAELHETGRAKPKAAFETYSRALAEDPSRTDVMAALERLAGSEGMWKELSKVYEARVENIYDPALERALLVRLGDIEDMHLNDAKGAIRAYRRVFDGGERDARVLSALDRLYEREQEWPALEEVLEAEIEAAGDQPEKCRLRLRQGVLREREFGDFAGAIAVYGDVVQAAPENDEAVAALEAMLVRDEFVNDIVEVLSTVYDVREERHKIPKLFEARLRVAGDDDERVRLLRELAIHQEQGLGDPGTAFDALGQAFRIAPDEGALIEDLERLADELGSWVALVEIAQGVLGTGKLEPADEVELGLRIAAWASSKVGDPRLAEARYRAVLEREPEHLGALTALVDLLRDLGRFEDLLPMLGKQAEVTYDVAEKKTILFQAARLAETEIGDAARAMASYREVLELDEGDVEAMDALIRLAEQKGEFAELVQILLRRARQTMDVGLANEFRHRAAALYVGPVAEKEKAVEVYREVLENEPSDPGALSQLEILYGELGRNDDLRDLFLQKLDNASRPADRVEVLRQLAALSERKFDALDDAMGFLKDLLMTEPRDAAAAEELKRLYAKTERWDDLVELLEGEADRAREAGDTAQELTLLVRVGEIWDGQLGDKDRATSIYERVLERDPEHTRALAALAKLYEAGGDWEKVAEVLRKAAAAGRGGPDEAEVHFRLARLHEKQLGDEESGFAELKLAVAAHPGHLEANRALAAACRKRGDNEGLLEAMMREEMHLEDAAAKVALLTEIAKLQTGTLGDHASAVATLERARSLAPSSTPILLALGDAYVASGRGDDAIPVIEALIEAETDGGKKRSKTAAVYHQRLAKAYLARGDRDKALANLEAAYKLDLANTEVLIRLGKLYYEQGNLDQAVKLFRALLLQKFDPSAGASKADIYCFVGEISLKQGDARKAKGMFQRGLDEDKGHERCKAGLAQC